TGTCAAGAAAACTACGGAACCACAGATTAACACAGATTAACATAGATTTTAATTTTTAATTAAATTTTGAGCTCGTCTGAACCATTTTTAACAAAGGTAAAACAACTTTGCACAGCCGTTGTGCGAAGTTGCACAGAGCCCGCGCGAGGTTGCACAGAGCCCGCGCGAAGTTGCATAACCTTTGTGTAAAGTTGCACAATCATTGTGCAAAATCGTTTAACTCAAAATCAAAGTTGCTTTTCTCTTGTTACTTGTTACTTATTACCTGTTACTTGTTTCTTATCCCTGATGCTCAGTTGTTCGGGGACCTTTTTTCCCGCCACTCTTCCATGGCTTCAATCCGAACTCTTCCAACTTCTCCATTTTCTTTCCATACTTGCCATAAACACTGCTGGAGAGCCGTGCATAAAACCCTTTTAACTCTGACATATACTTTTTCAACCGCTCTGTTGACTGCTGGGTTTTCGCTTTCAAATCCTCCTGAACACTGTTTTCCGATTTGACTGTAGCAATCGCTTCCTCAAATTCAGCGATTTTTACAGGCAAGTCACCTAAATCCTTCGTGTTCGCTTTAAGTCCCGCGAGCATCTGCTCATACAACCCGATAAGTCCTGCAAACGACCTGTCTGCCATACACCCTCCTTTAACGACAATTTTCAAATGTAAGCATTTGCTTACATTTTGATTCCAAAAAGAAAAAGCACGCTAATAGCGTGCTACCACAAATGAAATAAAAATAGCGAATTTACATTCGCCGATACAGATTGTTGATTTACATCAACCGCTACAAACAATTTTTCATTTTTAATTTTTACTTTTAATTTTGATTGATTTTTACCCCCCCACCACGAAAACGGCAAATTCCAAATAACAAATAACAAATCTTAAACCAGTCAGTGATTAGTGTAGTCGCAGGTTTTAACCTGCGACTAGTGATTTGAGATTGCTTCGTTTCACTCGCAATGCCAGTTATTTTTTACCTCTGCCAAAAGTATAACAAAAAATCCACAGTTTGTCAAGCACTTTTTTTTATTTTATGAATATCGGACAATCCAGCCTAAAATCGCAGTTAGGACACCAGTGATTTTCTTTTGGCGGGAATGCCTCGTCGGCTGGTTTTTGCTGTTGTAAAAGTTCGGTACATTTTTCTATTTCGTCAACTGTTTTGTCAACCAGCGTTACATTTTCAGCAATCATTTTATTTATATCTATATCGTCTTTATTCAAACTGGAGCCGGTTATATTTGGATAGAATATAATTTTTTTATCAAATTCCAACATAAATAACGACAGCGATGCTGGTGGCACAGGTGTCAGTTTCGCTTCTTTACAAGCCCACCAGTAAAGTGTAAGTTGCAGTTTGTGGTCGTCCATAATTTTGTCATCAGGCCAGTCCGGTTCTGTTTTATAGTCAATAATTTCGTAACTGCCGTCTTCGGTTTTATCAATACGGTCTATAAAACCCGTTATCAATCCTTTTTTACCGATAGGGAGTTCAAAATACTCTTCAGTTTTGTATGCCTTTTTATAAGTTTTGTTTTTAATATATGTTTTGTAATAATCTCTTAACATCTTTTCCGCTTTTTTGTAGTATTCCTGCTCGTTGACGCCGTCTTCTTTATAACCGTCGCTTTTCCATGATGTTTTCAACAGGTTTAAAAGATATCTTAGTCGCGGTTTTTTCAAGATACCATTGTAATTATAAAACTGCTCAAATGCGTTATGCACACTTGTTCCGATTGAAAAAAACGAGTGTGGTTTTGTTTTTAGTTTATCAATATAAATAAATTTGTACTGTCTGGGGCAATTCAAAAAGGTATTCATTTTTGAATAAGAGAGCCGGAAGCGGTTACGTTCTATCTTGAACCCAGCCCACATTGAACAAGAACTTCTGAAATTACATATAGAACACCAGTATCCTTTACGGGGTAAAAATTCGGTTTTAACCAATCCGACTGCCACATTTTTTGCAGCTGTTTGTAATTTTTCTGATAAATTTCTCGGGATTTTGCAAACAACTTCTTCATTATCTCGTAAATAATAATATACAACTCTATGCCGTCTGAATGGGAACAGTTTTTTGGCTGCTAAAAGAAAAAGCGCTGGTCTTAAATCTTTCTCGCCAACACTGCTGCTGTATGACGGTTTTGACAATCTATAAATTATTGATTCATAACTGCCATCGGGATAGACCATAATACGGTCTATTTTTTCGCTTAATTTAACATCGCCAACCTGAACATATACTTTCTGGTCAATTGCCGGAAATTTTTTATCCCTGTCTTTCCAACTGATTGTTTGTGCTACTTTGTTTTTTTTATCTTTGTTTTGGTCGTAAAAATTTTTAAGTATTTTTTTGCCTTCTTCGCGGTATTTGATTTCGTCTGATGTGTCCCGAAAATCTGACGGTACCCAGAATCGTTCAAACATAGAAATCATTTCAGATAGTGATACAAGTGTGCCATAGCAGTATGCTTCTTTCAGTATACGGGTTAGGACTTTATAGAATGCAAGTGCACCACTACCAGTTTGAGATGCTGTTGTCTCGTCTGTCAAATCTTCCTGTGCGGTCTGTAGATAACTAAAATAGTATTTTGCGGGACAGTTCAGGTAAGTGTTAATCTGGTTGTAAGAGAGCGGGCGAAGTTCTCTTATTTTAGAGCCAAGAGTGATATTTTTAATCTCATCACCAATTTTTTCTAAAACTTTTTTTATAATAATCATAGAATCAAGTTTAGACAGAAACTCTGTTTCAGAGGACAAGTCGGGTGGGGCATCGCTCTGAAATTAAAATCTAAACATAAAGTCGTCCGGAAATCTTTTTATATTTCTACGGACTTGTTCATTTAATCGTTTCGTAGGAACTCCATATAATTCCGCTAAATCTCTGTCAAGCATTATTTTCTTGTTTTTGATTACAAAAATTCTTTTCGCAATCTTACCCTCTGGAATACCAACAACCCCCTTTTTCCTTTTCATTTCAGCACCGCACCCGTATCAGCCGAAGTGACAAGTTTGGAATATCTTGCCAGCCAGCCGGTTTTGACTTTAGGTTCAAACGGTTTCTTTCGTGTCAATCGCAGTTTTATTTCTACATCAGTAAGCCGTATTGATATTTTTCTATTTGGAATATCAATTGTAATTTCTTCACCATCTTTCACTATTGAAATAGGACCACCAACTGCACTTTCCGGACAGATATGCCCAACGCAGGGCCCGCGAGTGCCACCTGAAAATCTACCATCAGTAATCAACGCAACTTTCTCAGAAAGCCCTAATCCAACAATTGCAGAAGTTGGCGATAGCATTTCTCTCATACCCGGACCGCCTTTAGGACCTTCATTTCTTATTACAATCACATCATCCTTTTTTAT
This is a stretch of genomic DNA from Elusimicrobiota bacterium. It encodes these proteins:
- a CDS encoding PD-(D/E)XK nuclease family protein, which encodes MIIIKKVLEKIGDEIKNITLGSKIRELRPLSYNQINTYLNCPAKYYFSYLQTAQEDLTDETTASQTGSGALAFYKVLTRILKEAYCYGTLVSLSEMISMFERFWVPSDFRDTSDEIKYREEGKKILKNFYDQNKDKKNKVAQTISWKDRDKKFPAIDQKVYVQVGDVKLSEKIDRIMVYPDGSYESIIYRLSKPSYSSSVGEKDLRPALFLLAAKKLFPFRRHRVVYYYLRDNEEVVCKIPRNLSEKLQTAAKNVAVGLVKTEFLPRKGYWCSICNFRSSCSMWAGFKIERNRFRLSYSKMNTFLNCPRQYKFIYIDKLKTKPHSFFSIGTSVHNAFEQFYNYNGILKKPRLRYLLNLLKTSWKSDGYKEDGVNEQEYYKKAEKMLRDYYKTYIKNKTYKKAYKTEEYFELPIGKKGLITGFIDRIDKTEDGSYEIIDYKTEPDWPDDKIMDDHKLQLTLYWWACKEAKLTPVPPASLSLFMLEFDKKIIFYPNITGSSLNKDDIDINKMIAENVTLVDKTVDEIEKCTELLQQQKPADEAFPPKENHWCPNCDFRLDCPIFIK
- a CDS encoding ORF6N domain-containing protein, with the translated sequence MKRKKGVVGIPEGKIAKRIFVIKNKKIMLDRDLAELYGVPTKRLNEQVRRNIKRFPDDFMFRF